A window from Ictalurus furcatus strain D&B chromosome 16, Billie_1.0, whole genome shotgun sequence encodes these proteins:
- the dusp11 gene encoding RNA/RNP complex-1-interacting phosphatase — MGPKKKNGIPDRWTDYKAVGKRIPGTRFIAFKVPLKQALRRHLSESEVFGPFELMDVLKKEGEELGLIIDLTFTTRYYQPQDLPDTLHYLKIFTAGHEVPSDSTILSFKKAVRRFLHDNQNNDKLIGVHCTHGLNRSGYLVCRYMIDVDGVEPHDAIDLFNKSRGHSIERQNYLKDLKSGPKRSNDGMDEPEQEPVRGGATNRTHELMTSFCRRDDHQDHFEPFNQSRRNNQKRPCPPPLFHTHPHRGPPPLLFTPPFRGPPPLLPTPPPLLPTPPPLDAWSAFRQGRYPAPPPDPTFMPRYTFGEQPRRTHRKKRRSAHKYSTNSP, encoded by the exons ATGggtccaaaaaagaaaaatggcatCCCTGACAG ATGGACTGATTATAAGGCAGTGGGCAAACGGATCCCTGGCACGCGCTTCATCGCATTTAAAGTACCCTTAAAACAG GCTTTGAGAAGGCATCTGAGCGAATCAGAAGTGTTTGGACCTTTTGAGCTGATGGATGTGTTGAAGAAGGAGGGTGAAGAACTTGGCCTCATCATTGATCTCACCTTCACCACGCGCTACTACCAACCCCAG gatTTACCAGACACACTGCACTACCTGAAGATATTTACAGCAGGACACGAGGTGCCAAGTGACTCCACCATCCTGAGTTTTAAAAAGGCAGTGAGAAGATTTCTGCATGATAATCAGAACAATG ATAAGCTGATTGGTGTGCACTGCACCCACGGCCTAAACCGATCCGGATACCTCGTGTGCAG ATACATGATCGATGTAGACGGTGTTGAACCTCATGATGCCATCGACT TGTTCAACAAGTCACGTGGTCACTCTATCGAGAGACAGAATTACCTGAAGGATCTAAAATCGGGACCAAAACGCAG TAATGATGGAATGGACGAACCAGAGCAGGAACCTGTCCGGGGCGGAGCCACAAACAGAACGCATGAATTGATGACTTCTTTCTGTAGGAGAGACGATCATCAGGATCACTTTGA ACCTTTCAACCAGAGCAGGAGAAACAACCAAAAGAGACCCTGTCCACCTCCTCtatttcacacacaccctcacaggGGTCCTCCTCCTTTACTATTTACACCTCCTTTCAGGGGCCCACCTCCTCTCCTGCCCACACCACCTCCTCTCCTGCCCACACCACCTCCTCTGGATGCATGGTCTGCTTTTAGACAGGGCCGTTATCCCGCACCTCCTCCAGACCCCACCTTCATGCCTCGCTACACCTTTGGAGAACAGCCTCGACGCACACATCGAAAAAAACGCAGAAGTGCTCATAAATACAGCACGAATTCTCCATAA